GGTAACAGCGGTCATAACTATTTGAACTACAGGATTTCACTCATCCTACGATGGTTTGTGAAATTCGTGTGACCATTAAGAGCAACACCAATTCTCTGTATTTCTGATATAGACTCCGGGGTGAATATAAGTAGCTTATGATACAGATTCAAGTCCGTGTTATGAATGCAGAAAACTGTGCAGATAGTGCCCAGAGACCTCCTACAGATTCCACACCCTCAGGAGCTAGAAACACCTCGCTGATAGGCATAGGCAGTTACCAAGTTCAGCTAGTCACTGCATCAGAGACTTCGGCTTGAATTTGGGGCTGGAACTGGAATATGGAGTAGACAACATCCCGGCGAATATCATTGAGCATCTCTAAGAACAGTTCATAGCCTTCGCTCTTGTATTCAATCAGCGGATCCTTTTGTCCATAGCCCCGCAGCCCTACCGATTCCCGCAAGCCATCCATCTGTTGCAGGTGCTCGCGCCAGAGGGTATCAATCCGTTGCAGAATAAAGAAGCGTTCGGCCTGACGCATCAACCCTGGATGAACGGCATCAAGTTGAGCTTCCTTGAGGTCGTAGGCGATCGCAACCTGCTCATGGAGAAACGCCTTGATTTCACTCACGGACATATCCACCAGTTGAGAGGCATCTAAATCCTCCAGCAGATAGACAAACTCCTTGGCTTTAGCAGTTAGCTTTTCTAATTCCCATTCCTCTGAGGGCAAATCTGGATTGGTGTAGGCATCCACAATGTCATCCATGGTCGCCTCAGCATATTTCAACACCAAGTCCTTAAGATCTAGCCCTTCAAGAACCCGCCGCCGCTCGGCATAGATGGCGCGACGCTGGTTGTTCATCACCTCATCATATTCAAACACCTGTTTGCGGATGTCGTAGTAATGGGTTTCTACCTTTTTCTGAGCATTTTCCAGGCTGCTGGTTAACATGCGTGATTCGATCGGCATGTCTTCATCCACTTGGAATAGGGTCATTAGGCTCTTGACCCGATCGCCACCAAAAATGCGTAACAGGTTGTCTTCTAGACTTAGGAAGAACTTGGTTGTGCCAGGGTCGCCTTGCCGTCCAGCGCGTCCGCGCAGTTGGTTATCAATGCGCCGAGACTCGTGACGCTCAGTGCCAATAACGTGTAGCCCGCCTAGCTTTACAACCTCCTCATGTTCTCGCTCGGTAAAGACTTCATACTCTTTCCGAATTAGGTTATAAGCATCCCGGAGTTGTTGAATGGCAGGACTATCGGTAGGTGCCTTTTCGCAGGCGATCGCCAACAAATCTTCTGCCTCCAGCTCACTTAAAGCTTGGGAACCATAGGCACTAACCACGACTTTCACAGCATCTTTAAGCCGTTGTTCAGCCTCAGCAGAGATTTCCGTAGGAAAAATTTGCGGAGATGCTTTCCAGTTCTTGCGCTTTTTGGCCGGGTTAGGGTCAAAGCCTTTAGCTGGGGGACGATTGCCAAAGATTGCTTCCGGTACTTGGAACTGATCATCATCCTCTGGCTTAACTAGAAGTGGCATCAGGTATTCCCGCACCTTTAACCGGGCCATATACTCTGCATTACCACCGAGAATAATGTCTGTTCCACGACCAGCCATGTTAGTAGCAATGGTAATTGCCCCCTTGCGTCCAGCTTGGGCAACAATTTCTGCCTCTCGCTCCACATTTTCAGGCTTTGCATTGAGGAGATTATGGGGAACTTTCAGCTCCGTCAGCAGGCAAGAGAGTAACTCAGAGTTTTCAACACTAGTAGTCCCTACCAGCACAGGACGACCAATTTTGTGCATCTCTGCGCATTCCATGGCCACTGCTCGCCATTTGCCATTTGCTGTTTTATAGACGACATCAGACAAATCCTTGCGTCTAAGAGGGCGGTTTGTAGGAACAACCGTCACCTCTAGTTTATAGATTTTCTCAAACTCAGCCTCTTCAGTCTTGGCTGTACCTGTCATTCCAGCCAACTTAGGATAAAGCAAGAAGAAATTCTGGTAGGTAATAGTTGCCATAGTTTGGGTTTCTGGCTGGATAGCAACACCCTCTTTGGCTTCGATCGCTTGATGTAGACCGTCACTCCAGCGTCGGCCCAGCATTACTCGCCCAGTAAACTCATCTACAATCAATACTTCACCATCAGCAACAATATAGTTCACGCCCTCAGTAAACAATTCCTTGGCCTTGATAGCGTTGAACACAAAATGTGCCCAAGGATCTTCTGGGTCGAAGAGATCAGATACCCCCAGAAGTTGCTCTGCTGCCACATAGCCCTCATCTGTCAACAGCACATTGCGCTGCTTTTCGTCTACCTCGTAATGCTCTTCTCGCCGGAGCGCTGCGGCTACCCGTGCTGCTTCTATATACTTTTCACTTGGACGCTCAACCTGCCCAGAGATAATCAGGGGTGTAC
Above is a window of Cyanobacteriota bacterium DNA encoding:
- the secA gene encoding preprotein translocase subunit SecA gives rise to the protein MKTGEGKTLVATLPAYLNALTGKGVHIVTVNDYLARRDAEWMGQIHRFLGLSVGLIQQTMTQSERQRNYACDITYATNSELGFDYLRDNMATSMEEVVQRPFHYCIIDEVDSVLIDEARTPLIISGQVERPSEKYIEAARVAAALRREEHYEVDEKQRNVLLTDEGYVAAEQLLGVSDLFDPEDPWAHFVFNAIKAKELFTEGVNYIVADGEVLIVDEFTGRVMLGRRWSDGLHQAIEAKEGVAIQPETQTMATITYQNFFLLYPKLAGMTGTAKTEEAEFEKIYKLEVTVVPTNRPLRRKDLSDVVYKTANGKWRAVAMECAEMHKIGRPVLVGTTSVENSELLSCLLTELKVPHNLLNAKPENVEREAEIVAQAGRKGAITIATNMAGRGTDIILGGNAEYMARLKVREYLMPLLVKPEDDDQFQVPEAIFGNRPPAKGFDPNPAKKRKNWKASPQIFPTEISAEAEQRLKDAVKVVVSAYGSQALSELEAEDLLAIACEKAPTDSPAIQQLRDAYNLIRKEYEVFTEREHEEVVKLGGLHVIGTERHESRRIDNQLRGRAGRQGDPGTTKFFLSLEDNLLRIFGGDRVKSLMTLFQVDEDMPIESRMLTSSLENAQKKVETHYYDIRKQVFEYDEVMNNQRRAIYAERRRVLEGLDLKDLVLKYAEATMDDIVDAYTNPDLPSEEWELEKLTAKAKEFVYLLEDLDASQLVDMSVSEIKAFLHEQVAIAYDLKEAQLDAVHPGLMRQAERFFILQRIDTLWREHLQQMDGLRESVGLRGYGQKDPLIEYKSEGYELFLEMLNDIRRDVVYSIFQFQPQIQAEVSDAVTS